In Halobaculum magnesiiphilum, the following proteins share a genomic window:
- the cofD gene encoding 2-phospho-L-lactate transferase, with amino-acid sequence MVTFLAGGTGTPKLLDGAAGVFDPAETTVVGNTGDDVEIGGHLVCPDVDTVLFHGGGVLDTERWWGIADDTTETHEELERLADAAGLDAGPRYLPEEAQITGREIARWRRFSGVAEFMEIGDRDRAVHVTRTSLLDEGRSLTAVTRTLAEAFDLDVDLIPMSDDPVATIVHTEDGSMHFQEYWVAQRGEPAVEDVEFRGSDAAEPTDAVRAALRDEVVIGPSNPVTSIGPMLALEGVREALAGTSVVAVSPFVEDRVFSGPAADLMRGVGREPSTAGVADAYPFADAFVLDDADGTDLDRPVVRTDTRIDEADDAERVARACREALEVVG; translated from the coding sequence ATGGTCACGTTCCTCGCCGGCGGCACCGGCACGCCGAAGCTCCTCGACGGCGCCGCGGGCGTGTTCGATCCCGCCGAGACGACCGTCGTCGGGAACACCGGCGACGACGTGGAGATCGGCGGCCACCTCGTGTGCCCGGACGTGGACACGGTGTTGTTCCACGGCGGCGGCGTCCTCGACACGGAGCGGTGGTGGGGGATCGCCGACGACACGACCGAGACTCACGAGGAACTCGAACGACTCGCCGACGCCGCGGGCCTCGACGCCGGCCCGCGCTACCTCCCAGAGGAGGCACAGATAACGGGCCGAGAGATCGCTCGGTGGCGTCGCTTCTCGGGCGTCGCGGAGTTCATGGAGATCGGGGACCGCGACCGCGCGGTCCACGTCACGCGCACCTCGCTGCTCGACGAGGGACGCTCGCTCACCGCGGTCACGCGAACGCTCGCCGAGGCGTTCGACCTCGACGTCGACCTGATCCCGATGAGCGACGACCCCGTCGCCACGATCGTTCACACCGAGGACGGGTCGATGCACTTTCAGGAGTACTGGGTCGCACAGCGCGGCGAGCCCGCCGTGGAGGACGTCGAGTTCCGCGGAAGCGACGCGGCCGAGCCGACCGACGCCGTCCGCGCGGCCCTCCGCGACGAGGTGGTTATCGGCCCGTCGAACCCGGTCACGAGCATCGGCCCGATGCTCGCGCTCGAGGGCGTCCGCGAGGCGCTCGCGGGGACGAGCGTCGTCGCCGTCTCGCCGTTCGTCGAGGACCGCGTGTTCTCCGGCCCGGCGGCCGACCTCATGCGCGGCGTCGGTCGCGAGCCGAGCACCGCGGGCGTCGCCGACGCGTACCCGTTCGCCGACGCGTTCGTGCTCGACGACGCGGACGGAACCGACCTCGACCGGCCGGTCGTCCGCACCGATACGCGGATCGACGAGGCCGACGACGCCGAGCGAGTCGCGCGCGCCTGCCGTGAGGCGCTGGAGGTGGTCGGGTGA
- a CDS encoding tRNA-dihydrouridine synthase: protein MGLDPPLALASLSGESDAEWARAGDDYAGAAFLGGIAVDAESRAAVREMVADRDRDEFLPDDPLAWIDDQLDALVGSAVDLRAGVNVRATTPTAVRDAAAVCADHGAIVEVNAHCRQAELCAVGCGETLLSDTDRLSEYVATAAGTGADVSVKVRAEVQSVDLAEVAGAVADAGADAIHVDAMDSEGVVGVVKDAAPELVVIANNGVRGRRTVREYLAASADAVSVGRPSDAERVLRRVRAAVDEWTDEAEQPGVAAEAGPPEVGR, encoded by the coding sequence CTGGGGTTAGACCCGCCCCTCGCGCTCGCGAGCCTCTCCGGGGAGTCGGACGCCGAGTGGGCGCGAGCCGGCGACGACTACGCCGGGGCGGCGTTCCTCGGAGGGATCGCGGTGGACGCGGAGAGCCGCGCGGCCGTTCGCGAGATGGTCGCCGACCGCGACCGCGACGAGTTCCTCCCCGATGACCCGCTCGCGTGGATCGACGACCAGCTCGACGCGCTCGTCGGATCCGCGGTCGACCTCCGCGCGGGGGTGAACGTCCGCGCGACGACCCCGACCGCGGTCCGCGACGCGGCCGCCGTCTGTGCCGACCACGGCGCGATCGTGGAGGTGAACGCCCACTGCCGACAGGCGGAGCTGTGTGCCGTCGGCTGCGGCGAGACGCTGCTTTCCGACACCGACCGCCTGTCGGAGTACGTCGCCACGGCGGCCGGGACCGGCGCCGACGTGAGCGTGAAGGTCCGCGCGGAGGTCCAGAGCGTGGATCTCGCCGAGGTCGCCGGCGCGGTCGCCGACGCCGGCGCCGACGCGATCCACGTCGACGCGATGGACTCCGAGGGCGTCGTCGGAGTCGTGAAGGACGCGGCGCCCGAACTGGTCGTGATCGCGAACAACGGCGTCCGCGGCCGGCGGACGGTCCGCGAGTACCTCGCGGCCAGCGCCGACGCGGTGAGCGTCGGCCGCCCGAGCGACGCCGAGCGCGTGCTCCGTCGGGTTCGGGCGGCGGTCGACGAGTGGACCGACGAGGCCGAACAGCCGGGGGTCGCCGCCGAAGCGGGGCCGCCGGAGGTGGGACGGTGA
- a CDS encoding triphosphoribosyl-dephospho-CoA synthase, giving the protein MTDPGPVTDAPRRGPAANAELALLLEVAGTPKPGNVDRARDLAALRFEHFLAGAVGARPGLERAAAGDPVGVAFETAVAGMSEQSGGNTQFGCLLLLTPLVRAAAAEDRALSPDGVAAVCEGTTVDDAAGFYRAFERVDVAVSDPPEGMDALDVRRGADAVPALRERGTTLFDVMRESAAPVDDRGPPGDANAREWVAGFPRTFRAAEAIAADNGPIVDRAARAFLDLLAETEDTLVRTQHGPDVAREVRDRAGEIDSLDGAAAWADELVERGINPGTTADVTAAALFVALERGVSV; this is encoded by the coding sequence GTGACCGACCCTGGCCCCGTCACGGACGCACCACGGCGCGGCCCGGCGGCCAACGCCGAACTCGCGCTGCTGCTGGAGGTCGCCGGGACGCCCAAACCGGGCAACGTCGACCGGGCACGCGACCTCGCGGCCCTGCGGTTCGAGCACTTCCTCGCGGGCGCCGTCGGCGCCCGGCCGGGGTTGGAGCGCGCGGCCGCCGGCGACCCGGTCGGCGTGGCGTTCGAGACGGCCGTCGCCGGCATGAGCGAGCAGTCCGGCGGCAACACGCAGTTCGGCTGTCTCCTCCTGTTGACGCCGCTCGTGCGCGCGGCCGCGGCCGAGGACCGCGCGCTCTCGCCCGACGGCGTCGCCGCGGTTTGCGAGGGCACGACCGTCGACGACGCCGCGGGCTTCTACCGCGCGTTCGAGCGCGTCGACGTGGCGGTCTCCGACCCACCCGAGGGAATGGACGCCCTCGACGTGCGCCGCGGCGCCGACGCGGTGCCGGCGCTGCGCGAGCGCGGGACGACGCTGTTCGACGTGATGCGCGAGTCGGCCGCGCCGGTCGACGACCGGGGACCCCCCGGCGACGCGAACGCCCGCGAGTGGGTCGCAGGGTTCCCCCGGACGTTCCGCGCGGCCGAAGCGATCGCCGCCGACAACGGCCCGATCGTCGACCGTGCGGCCCGCGCGTTCCTCGACCTGCTCGCGGAGACGGAGGACACCCTCGTGCGGACACAGCACGGTCCCGATGTCGCCCGCGAGGTGCGCGACCGGGCCGGGGAGATCGACTCGCTCGACGGGGCGGCGGCGTGGGCCGACGAGTTGGTCGAGCGCGGGATCAACCCCGGGACGACCGCCGACGTCACGGCGGCGGCGCTGTTCGTCGCGCTCGAACGCGGGGTGTCGGTGTGA
- a CDS encoding DUF447 domain-containing protein, translated as MTDAPAGGNGDSDDNGDDNAAVDWPVNLTGVTESVVATLGPNGLWNLAALGLHAPEHDGRPADAPVRARTWGRTRTRRNFTERGGGVVQFVADPRDFVDAAATVREEGEPVLDSADAWVEVEVERVDAGERGGTEWVDWHLYVTDAAVERTAVRTINRGFGAVIDATVAASRLDVPAYDTGELLARLRYFADVVDRCGGPAERDAFERLREASGWESRDHGDDADGGNRDGGRGDGHRDGDDANGR; from the coding sequence GTGACCGACGCCCCCGCCGGAGGCAACGGCGACAGCGACGACAACGGCGACGACAACGCGGCGGTCGACTGGCCCGTCAATCTGACGGGCGTCACCGAGTCGGTGGTCGCGACCCTCGGCCCGAACGGGCTGTGGAACCTCGCCGCGCTCGGTCTCCACGCCCCCGAACACGACGGCCGACCCGCGGACGCGCCGGTGCGCGCGCGGACCTGGGGGCGGACGCGGACGCGACGCAACTTCACGGAGCGCGGCGGCGGCGTCGTCCAGTTCGTCGCCGACCCGCGCGACTTCGTCGACGCCGCGGCGACGGTCCGCGAGGAGGGCGAGCCGGTGCTCGACTCGGCGGACGCGTGGGTCGAAGTCGAGGTCGAACGCGTCGACGCCGGCGAGCGCGGCGGCACCGAGTGGGTCGACTGGCACCTGTACGTGACCGACGCCGCGGTCGAACGGACGGCCGTGCGGACGATCAACCGGGGGTTCGGCGCGGTGATCGACGCGACGGTCGCCGCCTCCCGGCTGGACGTGCCGGCGTACGACACCGGGGAGCTGCTGGCGCGGCTCCGATACTTCGCGGACGTTGTCGACCGCTGCGGCGGTCCCGCCGAGCGCGATGCGTTCGAGCGACTGCGCGAGGCGAGCGGGTGGGAGAGTCGAGACCACGGCGACGACGCCGACGGCGGGAACCGAGATGGCGGCCGGGGCGACGGGCACCGCGACGGCGACGACGCGAACGGACGGTAG
- a CDS encoding 30S ribosomal protein S17e — MAIKPKYVKQLATLLLEKYPQSFNTDFETNKENVEKLTNVESKGVRNRIAGYITRKKAGSAASA; from the coding sequence ATGGCGATCAAACCGAAGTACGTCAAGCAGCTCGCGACGCTGCTGCTGGAGAAGTACCCGCAGTCGTTCAACACCGACTTCGAGACGAACAAGGAGAACGTCGAGAAGCTGACCAACGTGGAGTCGAAGGGCGTCCGCAACCGCATCGCGGGCTACATCACGCGAAAGAAGGCCGGCAGCGCGGCCTCGGCGTAA
- a CDS encoding DUF63 family protein: MSSSSFADRLGTSPEAAYLGGVSAAVVAIVAAALAFPEAVYDGFVWHYFWGPVQADANSAVCAIRPGSTVEYLYSSAECSAAAEPVAYPGYTLVSEVGYVLILLVALAGVVLLLRRLDIARTTDFFLALVPFFLFGGALRVVEDADNAMADTLFPYPCDTLIISPFIYFTVFGITLAVVVAAVWLNRRGSIDGIERPILLAGIALNVVTIGFLVALAATPGNPVTFYPQVIAVILVGTAVSTAAAWYATKAWIPWVHSGTGTAGIVVLAAHALDGVANVVGLDYMVALGAGPNLVPKHPVNAFIVDVAGAAWPFLVVKIVAAVFVLAIFEEELFEESPRYAVLLLIAVTAVGMGPGSRDMLRATFGI, encoded by the coding sequence ATGTCGAGTTCATCGTTCGCGGACCGCCTGGGAACGTCCCCGGAGGCGGCGTATCTCGGGGGCGTCTCCGCGGCCGTCGTCGCGATCGTCGCTGCCGCGCTCGCGTTCCCGGAGGCGGTGTACGACGGCTTCGTCTGGCACTACTTCTGGGGCCCCGTACAGGCCGACGCCAACTCCGCGGTGTGTGCGATCCGTCCGGGCAGCACCGTCGAGTACCTCTACTCCAGCGCGGAGTGTTCGGCCGCGGCCGAGCCGGTCGCGTATCCGGGGTACACCCTCGTGTCGGAGGTCGGGTACGTGCTCATCCTGTTGGTCGCGCTCGCGGGCGTCGTATTGCTGCTTCGCCGCCTGGACATCGCCCGGACGACTGACTTCTTCCTCGCGCTCGTCCCCTTCTTCCTCTTCGGCGGGGCGCTGCGGGTCGTCGAGGACGCCGACAACGCGATGGCGGACACCCTGTTCCCGTACCCCTGTGACACCCTGATCATCAGCCCGTTCATCTACTTCACCGTCTTCGGGATCACGCTGGCGGTCGTCGTCGCGGCCGTCTGGCTGAACCGCAGGGGATCGATCGACGGGATCGAGCGGCCGATCCTCCTCGCCGGGATCGCGCTCAACGTCGTCACGATCGGCTTCCTCGTCGCGCTCGCGGCGACGCCGGGGAACCCGGTGACGTTCTACCCCCAGGTGATCGCCGTCATCCTCGTCGGTACCGCGGTCTCGACGGCGGCGGCGTGGTACGCGACGAAGGCGTGGATCCCGTGGGTCCACTCGGGCACCGGCACCGCCGGGATCGTCGTCCTCGCGGCCCACGCGCTCGACGGCGTCGCGAACGTCGTCGGCCTCGACTACATGGTCGCGCTGGGCGCGGGCCCGAACCTCGTCCCGAAGCACCCGGTGAACGCGTTCATCGTCGACGTGGCCGGCGCGGCGTGGCCGTTCCTCGTCGTGAAGATCGTCGCCGCCGTGTTCGTGCTCGCCATCTTCGAGGAGGAACTGTTCGAGGAGTCGCCGCGCTATGCGGTGCTGCTGCTCATCGCGGTGACGGCCGTCGGGATGGGCCCCGGATCGCGGGACATGCTGCGCGCGACGTTCGGGATCTGA
- a CDS encoding nuclear transport factor 2 family protein — MASTGSSATTESVLDHHLDAFATQDMEEMLADYTDDSVVITNTAGTFHGLDEIRTLFEGLFAEFEQEDVDFQLDRKVVEDDIAYIVWHAETPDNSYEFATDTFHVHDGVISTQTLGAVVNPKN, encoded by the coding sequence ATGGCATCCACCGGTTCATCGGCCACGACCGAGTCAGTGCTCGACCACCATCTCGACGCGTTCGCGACCCAGGACATGGAGGAGATGCTGGCGGACTACACAGACGACTCCGTCGTCATCACGAACACGGCCGGAACCTTTCACGGCCTCGACGAGATCCGCACGCTGTTCGAGGGGCTGTTCGCGGAGTTCGAACAGGAGGACGTCGACTTCCAGCTGGACCGGAAGGTCGTCGAGGACGACATCGCCTACATCGTCTGGCACGCCGAGACGCCGGACAACAGCTACGAGTTCGCGACCGACACGTTCCACGTCCACGACGGGGTGATCTCGACGCAGACGCTCGGCGCGGTGGTGAACCCGAAGAACTGA
- a CDS encoding acetyl-CoA carboxylase biotin carboxylase subunit — MTETQAFDKVLVANRGEIAVRVMRACEELGIDTVAVYSEADKHGGHVRYADEAYNVGPARAADSYLDQDAIVEAARKAGADAIHPGYGFLAENADFAAKVGDAEGITWVGPDAEAMESLGEKTKARTIMSEADVPIVPGTTEPVDDPQEVTDFGDEHGYPVAIKAEGGGGGRGMKVVEGEDEAADQLESAKREGEAYFSNDSVYLERYLENPRHIEVQIVADHHGNVRHLGERDCSLQRRHQKVIEEGPSPALSDELREQIGEAARRGVRAPDYTNAGTVEFLVEEDTDREDGELLGPDTNFYFLEVNTRIQVEHTVTEELTGIDIVKEQLRVAMGEEIGFAQEEVELEGHAIEFRINAENAANDFAPANQGSLETYDPPGGIGVRLDDALRQGDDLVTDYDSMIAKLIVHGSDREECIARSRRALAEYDIEGVVTIVPFHRLMLTDEAFVAGKHTTKYLDEEADRSTFAEAQERWGTGDADLGGSDADEEESTEREFTVEVNGKRFEVSLEERGAPAIPTPNGGSAGSGRMERPDVAEEDDGGDEVVVEGDGEAIAAEMQGTILSVDVSEGDEVAAGDVVCVLEAMKMENDVVADKGGVVSRVLVGEGDSVDMGDVLVVLE, encoded by the coding sequence ATGACCGAAACCCAGGCGTTCGACAAGGTGCTCGTCGCCAACCGCGGGGAGATCGCGGTGCGCGTGATGCGCGCCTGCGAGGAGCTCGGCATCGACACGGTCGCGGTGTACTCCGAGGCGGACAAACACGGCGGTCACGTCCGCTACGCCGACGAGGCGTACAACGTCGGTCCCGCCCGCGCGGCCGACTCCTACCTCGACCAGGACGCGATCGTCGAGGCCGCCCGCAAGGCCGGCGCCGACGCGATCCACCCCGGCTACGGCTTCCTCGCGGAGAACGCCGACTTCGCGGCAAAGGTCGGCGACGCCGAGGGCATCACGTGGGTCGGCCCGGACGCCGAGGCGATGGAATCGCTCGGCGAGAAGACGAAGGCCCGGACGATCATGAGCGAGGCCGACGTGCCGATCGTCCCCGGGACGACCGAACCCGTCGACGACCCGCAGGAGGTCACCGACTTCGGCGACGAGCACGGCTATCCCGTCGCCATCAAGGCGGAGGGCGGGGGCGGCGGCCGCGGGATGAAGGTCGTTGAGGGCGAGGACGAGGCGGCCGATCAGCTCGAATCCGCCAAACGTGAGGGCGAGGCGTACTTCTCCAACGACTCCGTCTATCTGGAGCGGTACCTGGAGAACCCGCGCCACATCGAGGTGCAGATCGTCGCCGACCACCACGGCAACGTCCGCCACCTCGGCGAGCGCGACTGCTCGCTCCAACGGCGCCACCAGAAGGTCATCGAGGAGGGACCGTCGCCGGCGCTATCGGACGAACTGCGCGAGCAGATCGGCGAGGCCGCCCGCCGCGGCGTCCGCGCGCCCGACTACACGAACGCCGGCACCGTCGAGTTCCTCGTCGAGGAGGACACCGACCGCGAGGACGGCGAGCTGCTCGGCCCGGACACGAACTTCTACTTCCTGGAGGTGAACACCCGGATCCAGGTCGAGCACACCGTCACCGAGGAGCTGACGGGCATCGACATCGTGAAAGAGCAGCTCCGGGTCGCGATGGGCGAGGAGATCGGGTTCGCGCAGGAGGAGGTCGAGCTGGAGGGCCACGCGATCGAGTTCCGCATCAACGCGGAGAACGCCGCCAACGACTTCGCGCCGGCCAACCAGGGCAGCCTGGAGACGTACGACCCGCCGGGCGGCATCGGCGTCCGCCTCGACGACGCGCTCCGACAGGGCGACGACCTCGTGACCGACTACGACTCGATGATCGCGAAGCTGATCGTCCACGGGAGCGACCGCGAGGAGTGCATCGCCCGGTCGCGGCGCGCGCTCGCGGAGTACGACATCGAGGGCGTCGTCACCATCGTCCCGTTCCACCGGCTGATGCTCACCGACGAGGCGTTCGTCGCCGGCAAGCACACGACGAAGTACCTCGACGAGGAGGCCGACCGCTCGACGTTCGCCGAGGCCCAGGAGCGGTGGGGCACCGGCGACGCGGACCTGGGCGGATCTGACGCCGACGAGGAGGAGTCGACCGAACGCGAGTTCACCGTCGAGGTGAACGGCAAGCGCTTCGAGGTAAGTCTCGAGGAGCGCGGCGCGCCCGCGATCCCGACGCCCAACGGCGGCAGTGCGGGCTCCGGTCGGATGGAGCGCCCCGACGTGGCCGAGGAGGACGACGGCGGCGACGAGGTCGTCGTCGAGGGCGACGGCGAGGCGATCGCCGCCGAGATGCAGGGCACCATCCTCTCGGTCGACGTGAGCGAGGGCGACGAGGTCGCCGCCGGCGACGTGGTGTGCGTGCTGGAGGCGATGAAGATGGAGAACGACGTGGTCGCCGACAAGGGCGGCGTCGTGAGCCGGGTGCTGGTCGGCGAGGGCGACTCCGTCGACATGGGCGACGTGCTCGTCGTGCTGGAGTAA
- a CDS encoding helix-turn-helix domain-containing protein yields the protein MRYLDATIDQPASTRHPMQAFIAETDAVRREELLAWQAVPGRDIEYALFLVEGDLDRYREAIAGVDSVPEFQLSPVDEDRFHSFVVQETRPEDAAWRAAFAERGLVVTFPVLYDAGGRMRLRVVGEAGALRSAFRDLPEGLSATVHHVGDLDHRLGSPAARLTARQREALAVAFDAGYYEVPRETDLDAVADELDCARATVSAHLRKAERALVADALGAE from the coding sequence ATGCGCTACCTCGACGCGACGATCGACCAGCCGGCGTCGACCCGCCACCCGATGCAGGCGTTCATCGCCGAAACGGACGCCGTCCGCCGGGAGGAACTGCTCGCGTGGCAGGCCGTCCCCGGACGGGACATCGAGTACGCGCTGTTCCTCGTCGAGGGCGACCTCGACCGCTACCGGGAGGCGATCGCGGGCGTCGACTCGGTCCCCGAGTTCCAGCTCTCGCCGGTGGACGAGGACCGGTTTCACTCGTTCGTGGTGCAGGAGACGCGGCCCGAGGACGCCGCGTGGCGCGCCGCCTTCGCCGAGCGCGGCCTCGTGGTGACGTTCCCGGTCCTGTACGACGCCGGGGGGAGGATGCGTCTACGCGTCGTCGGCGAGGCGGGGGCGCTTCGGTCGGCGTTTCGTGACCTTCCCGAGGGACTTTCGGCGACGGTCCACCACGTCGGCGACCTCGACCATCGACTCGGCTCACCCGCGGCCCGTCTCACCGCCCGCCAGCGCGAGGCGCTCGCGGTCGCCTTCGACGCCGGCTACTACGAGGTTCCCCGGGAGACCGACCTCGATGCGGTCGCGGACGAGCTCGACTGCGCCCGCGCGACCGTCTCCGCGCACCTCCGGAAGGCCGAACGCGCGCTCGTCGCCGACGCGCTCGGGGCGGAGTGA
- a CDS encoding cytochrome P450, protein MNGSTASEGAAADEQSHGHARRSHDPDAAIADRRTEGPAAAGSDPERAPLPPGPDGVPVLGTLPRFVRDPFAFYDRLFAYGDVVSYDFGLWNNVTLFHPDDVQRVLVDDADRFRKSHVQRRSGVDFLENGLLLTEGEEWREQRTQLQPLFYREKIETFAGAMVEEARELVDSWDDGEVVDLVDAYSTLAMRVLGRTLFGVDVHDGDGYEVIRRAATSVQERADAGSVTAFLPDWVPTPANRRFARDTDAFREYVDRLVRERRGSDPADADDLLTLLVGLGEGDALSDEAVRDQLMTFLFAGHETTSLALSYATHALARRPDIADDLRAEAAAAGDLDAAAIRSLDLTDRVVSESLRTYPPAYVLFREPTEDVVVGGYRIPAGTNISLPIWRLHTDPRWWDDPESFDPSRWLDEDPDRPEHAYLPFGAGPRHCIGMRFASLELRATLATVFREIAFDPVPADAGEPSFEAAATLQPSEPLRVRVSKR, encoded by the coding sequence ATGAACGGTTCGACCGCCTCCGAGGGCGCCGCGGCGGACGAGCAGTCGCACGGCCACGCGCGACGGAGCCACGATCCGGACGCGGCGATCGCGGACCGTCGCACCGAGGGTCCCGCAGCGGCGGGGTCGGACCCCGAGCGTGCGCCGCTGCCGCCCGGCCCCGACGGCGTCCCGGTGCTCGGGACGCTGCCGCGGTTCGTGCGGGACCCGTTCGCGTTCTACGACCGCCTGTTCGCGTACGGCGACGTGGTGTCGTACGACTTCGGCCTGTGGAACAACGTCACGCTGTTTCACCCGGACGATGTGCAGCGGGTTCTCGTCGACGACGCCGACCGCTTCCGGAAGTCGCACGTCCAGCGACGCTCCGGGGTCGACTTCCTGGAGAACGGCCTGCTGTTGACCGAGGGCGAGGAGTGGCGCGAGCAGCGGACGCAGCTCCAACCCCTGTTCTACCGGGAGAAGATCGAGACGTTCGCGGGTGCGATGGTGGAGGAGGCCCGGGAACTGGTCGACTCGTGGGACGACGGCGAGGTGGTCGACCTGGTCGACGCCTACTCGACGCTGGCGATGCGCGTGCTCGGCCGGACGCTGTTCGGCGTCGACGTGCACGACGGCGACGGGTACGAGGTGATCCGGAGGGCCGCGACGAGCGTACAGGAGCGCGCGGACGCGGGGTCGGTCACGGCGTTCCTCCCCGACTGGGTTCCGACGCCGGCGAACCGCCGGTTCGCGCGCGACACCGACGCCTTTCGCGAGTACGTCGACCGGCTGGTCCGCGAGCGTCGCGGGAGCGATCCCGCCGACGCCGACGACCTGTTGACCCTGCTGGTCGGGCTCGGCGAGGGCGACGCCCTCTCGGACGAGGCGGTGCGCGACCAACTGATGACGTTCCTGTTCGCGGGCCACGAGACCACGTCGCTCGCGCTCTCGTACGCGACCCACGCGCTCGCTCGCCGTCCGGATATCGCCGACGACCTCCGCGCCGAGGCGGCCGCCGCGGGCGACCTCGACGCGGCGGCGATACGGTCGCTCGATCTGACCGACCGCGTCGTCTCGGAGAGCCTCCGGACGTACCCGCCCGCGTACGTCCTGTTCCGCGAGCCGACCGAGGACGTGGTCGTCGGCGGCTACCGGATCCCGGCGGGAACGAACATTTCGCTCCCGATCTGGCGACTCCACACTGACCCGCGCTGGTGGGACGACCCCGAGTCGTTCGACCCGTCGCGCTGGCTCGACGAGGACCCCGACCGGCCGGAGCACGCGTACCTCCCGTTCGGCGCCGGGCCGCGCCACTGTATCGGGATGCGGTTCGCGTCGCTGGAACTTCGAGCGACGCTCGCGACCGTGTTCCGGGAGATCGCGTTCGACCCCGTGCCGGCCGACGCCGGCGAGCCGTCCTTCGAGGCGGCGGCGACGCTCCAGCCGAGCGAGCCGCTCCGCGTTCGCGTCTCGAAGCGGTAA
- a CDS encoding acc operon protein: protein MVDDDPPVAERLTLPDDADDEEAAAILAAVGAHVRDSEATAAAAAEDGGEETWDGKRWAFAGRLDSLGGRGARVPRGAPTDAWTASGRTDRF from the coding sequence ATGGTCGACGACGACCCCCCGGTCGCCGAGCGCCTGACGCTCCCGGACGACGCCGACGACGAGGAGGCCGCCGCGATCCTCGCGGCTGTCGGCGCGCACGTCCGCGACTCGGAGGCGACCGCCGCCGCGGCCGCCGAGGACGGCGGCGAGGAGACGTGGGACGGCAAGCGGTGGGCCTTCGCGGGCCGCCTCGACTCCCTGGGCGGTCGAGGCGCGCGCGTCCCTCGCGGCGCCCCCACGGACGCGTGGACCGCGAGCGGCCGGACGGATCGGTTCTGA